In Kiritimatiellia bacterium, one genomic interval encodes:
- a CDS encoding LacI family transcriptional regulator, with translation MRVTQKDIARRLGVSTSLVSRVLSGTAESIGANPGTIARIRKEAEALGYAPSAAARQLRGRGPGLIGVVAADLEDPFFGPLAAEVARQAHAAGFALTLVGVDRRVPDPSDIHALLQYHLEGLLILGGGPNAWVAPFLERRIRVVRIGVGEGAPHIAQVAVDEIAGFAALIDHLIDKGHRDFAFVGADVPSHRRRRNLVRALLRKRRLALPASRAVLPDSDVLEAGARGGEKLVRANSDQWPTAIICSSDAVALGVLRSVASVGWRVPDHVSVTGFDDLALARLSNPPLTSARQPIDNMVADALRMVREGAPTGVSRLHAPILVVRGSTDFACRTT, from the coding sequence GTGCGCGTGACGCAGAAGGACATTGCGCGGCGGCTGGGCGTCTCCACCTCACTGGTGTCGCGTGTGTTGAGCGGGACGGCCGAGTCGATCGGCGCCAATCCCGGAACAATTGCCCGGATCCGTAAAGAGGCCGAAGCGCTCGGATATGCGCCCAGCGCTGCGGCGCGCCAGCTCCGCGGTCGGGGACCGGGGTTGATCGGTGTTGTGGCTGCGGACCTCGAGGACCCCTTCTTCGGTCCTCTCGCGGCGGAGGTTGCGCGGCAGGCCCACGCGGCGGGCTTTGCGCTGACTTTGGTAGGTGTGGATCGGCGCGTGCCCGATCCATCGGATATTCACGCCCTGCTTCAATACCACCTGGAGGGCCTCCTGATTCTGGGCGGTGGGCCGAATGCCTGGGTGGCGCCGTTCCTCGAGCGGCGAATTCGGGTTGTCCGGATCGGCGTGGGCGAAGGCGCGCCGCACATCGCGCAGGTGGCGGTGGATGAAATCGCCGGTTTTGCCGCACTGATCGACCATCTGATCGACAAGGGGCACCGTGACTTTGCGTTTGTCGGGGCGGACGTCCCCTCGCACCGACGGCGGCGAAATCTGGTCCGGGCGCTGTTGCGCAAGCGCCGGCTTGCGCTGCCCGCCTCGCGCGCCGTCCTGCCGGACTCGGATGTGTTGGAGGCCGGCGCTCGCGGCGGCGAAAAGCTTGTCCGCGCAAACAGCGACCAGTGGCCCACCGCGATTATCTGTTCCAGCGACGCCGTCGCGCTGGGGGTCCTGAGGTCCGTTGCTTCGGTCGGTTGGCGGGTGCCCGACCACGTGTCCGTCACTGGGTTTGACGACCTCGCTCTCGCTCGACTGTCGAATCCGCCGTTGACAAGTGCCCGGCAACCGATCGACAACATGGTGGCGGATGCGCTTCGGATGGTCCGTGAGGGCGCGCCCACGGGGGTCTCGCGCCTGCACGCGCCGATCCTGGTCGTGCGCGGATCCACCGATTTCGCTTGCCGCACTACATGA